The following proteins are encoded in a genomic region of Nocardioides renjunii:
- a CDS encoding glycosyltransferase family 4 protein: MTALRIGFVLEGLALGGCPINALDLARELRAQGHHVVVMAIDEQVRVSVVPYAEQSGFELVRIPAGAGLVGRARHLRRIAREHDLDVLHVFASWLGRSAVLACGLSSRVPVVLNWLMDNEFTTTARTSLVVGTGGLHREAVAVHGSRSYLLEPPVDPARDRPDDEAGRHFRTEHGLGADELVLVLVSRIDALSPEQAAHGVPKLPGILLAMDALLAPGAPAARLVLVGDGSGMEQVAERAAEVNRLLGREAVVLTGALADPHPAYAAADVGLAMGGSALRVMAHGRPLLVLGDRGFSRIFSPETVEQFLADGYYGTVAPADPVANLLAQLDLLREEGERRRLGAWGRDHVRARHGLEAGADHLAAIYRESLAHEDAWWQRLADLGYLTGRDVLGRLSRRAGPLRALRGATS; the protein is encoded by the coding sequence GTGACCGCGCTGCGCATCGGGTTCGTGCTGGAGGGGCTGGCGCTCGGCGGCTGCCCCATCAACGCCCTCGACCTCGCCCGCGAGCTCCGCGCCCAGGGCCACCACGTGGTCGTCATGGCGATCGACGAGCAGGTGCGGGTGTCCGTGGTGCCCTATGCCGAGCAGTCCGGCTTCGAGCTCGTCCGGATCCCGGCCGGTGCGGGACTCGTCGGCCGTGCCCGCCACCTCCGGCGGATCGCCCGCGAGCACGACCTCGACGTGCTGCACGTCTTCGCCTCGTGGCTCGGGCGCAGCGCGGTGCTGGCGTGCGGGCTGAGCAGCCGGGTCCCGGTCGTGCTCAACTGGCTGATGGACAACGAGTTCACCACCACCGCGCGCACCTCGCTCGTGGTGGGCACGGGAGGCCTGCACCGCGAGGCCGTGGCGGTCCACGGGTCGCGGTCCTACCTCCTCGAGCCTCCGGTGGACCCGGCCCGCGACCGGCCCGACGACGAGGCCGGCAGGCACTTCCGCACCGAGCACGGACTGGGTGCGGACGAGCTGGTCCTGGTGCTCGTCAGCCGGATCGACGCGCTGTCCCCGGAGCAGGCGGCCCACGGCGTCCCGAAGCTCCCCGGCATCCTGCTCGCCATGGACGCCCTGCTGGCACCGGGTGCCCCGGCCGCGCGGCTGGTCCTGGTGGGCGACGGCAGCGGGATGGAGCAGGTGGCGGAGCGGGCGGCGGAGGTCAACCGGCTGCTCGGACGCGAGGCCGTCGTGCTCACGGGTGCGCTGGCCGACCCGCACCCCGCCTACGCCGCCGCCGACGTCGGCCTGGCCATGGGCGGGTCCGCACTGCGGGTGATGGCCCACGGGCGTCCCCTGCTGGTCCTCGGCGACCGCGGCTTCAGCCGGATCTTCAGCCCGGAGACCGTCGAGCAGTTCCTCGCCGACGGCTACTACGGCACCGTCGCACCGGCCGATCCGGTCGCGAACCTCCTCGCCCAGCTCGACCTGCTCCGCGAGGAGGGCGAGCGTCGTCGGCTCGGCGCGTGGGGCCGCGACCACGTCCGCGCACGCCACGGGCTGGAGGCGGGCGCCGACCACCTGGCGGCGATCTACCGCGAGAGCCTCGCCCACGAGGACGCGTGGTGGCAGCGGCTGGCCGACCTCGGCTACCTCACCGGACGCGACGTGCTGGGCCGCCTCAGCCGCCGCGCCGGTCCGCTCCGGGCGCTGCGCGGGGCCACCTCGTGA
- a CDS encoding oligosaccharide flippase family protein, which translates to MRREVGRGVVWAAVGNIVMRVAGILVTAVVARILSPDEFGVFAIALAVFVVVTSLAELGMASAVARSALEPDEIAGTVSSISILVSLGLATSMAVFAGPLAVLVGMPDAEGPIRVMSICLALTGVFAVPGAQLVRDFRQDRILLGTLAGFVPANVVLVVLALMDQGAMAFAWSRVVGQVVTGLVFVACLRRRYRPEWRREHVVPLLRFGLPLALANLINWTLLNADYLVIGRLLTAEQVGVYMIAFTVANWSTAVLGSVLNGVVLPAFGRVGDDPERLVESLVSATRLVALVALPVATCTTAMAPSLVRTVFGETWAGAAPVLAVLAVYGACFAFTLLHVNLLVAIGATAQLLAVQLAWVAALVPAMVWGIEVGGLVGAAWAHVVVVLVVSLPGYLWAMRSRLGRLPAALGLTLVRPALAAGLAGAAAWLCDRWIPDPATGLLVGGAVAVGVYLVAARSMIEQDLPEAGRVLRRLGGALTRRRTPAGGAHR; encoded by the coding sequence GTGCGCCGGGAGGTCGGACGCGGCGTCGTCTGGGCGGCCGTCGGCAACATCGTCATGCGCGTGGCCGGCATCCTCGTGACCGCCGTCGTCGCGAGGATCCTGTCCCCGGACGAGTTCGGCGTGTTCGCCATCGCCCTGGCCGTCTTCGTGGTCGTCACGAGCCTGGCGGAGCTGGGCATGGCATCGGCGGTCGCCCGCTCGGCCCTCGAGCCGGACGAGATCGCCGGGACCGTGTCGTCGATCTCGATCCTGGTCAGCCTGGGCCTCGCCACGTCGATGGCCGTGTTCGCCGGCCCCCTCGCAGTCCTCGTCGGCATGCCCGACGCAGAGGGTCCGATCCGCGTCATGTCGATCTGCCTGGCCCTCACCGGCGTCTTCGCCGTACCCGGCGCCCAGCTGGTCCGCGACTTCCGCCAGGACCGCATCCTGCTGGGGACCCTCGCCGGGTTCGTCCCGGCCAACGTGGTCCTCGTGGTGCTGGCCCTGATGGACCAGGGAGCCATGGCGTTCGCCTGGTCGCGCGTCGTCGGCCAGGTCGTAACCGGGCTGGTGTTCGTCGCGTGCCTCCGGCGCCGCTACCGCCCCGAGTGGCGACGCGAGCACGTCGTCCCGCTGCTGCGGTTCGGGCTGCCGCTGGCCCTGGCCAACCTGATCAACTGGACGCTGCTCAACGCCGACTACCTCGTGATCGGCCGCCTGCTGACGGCCGAGCAGGTCGGCGTCTACATGATCGCCTTCACCGTCGCCAACTGGTCCACGGCCGTGCTCGGCTCGGTGCTCAACGGAGTGGTGCTGCCCGCGTTCGGCCGCGTCGGCGACGACCCCGAGCGCCTGGTCGAGTCGCTGGTGTCGGCCACCCGGCTGGTCGCGCTCGTGGCCCTGCCGGTCGCCACCTGCACCACGGCCATGGCGCCGAGCCTGGTCCGTACGGTGTTCGGCGAGACCTGGGCCGGTGCGGCGCCGGTGCTGGCCGTGCTGGCCGTCTACGGCGCCTGCTTCGCCTTCACCCTCCTCCACGTCAACCTGCTCGTGGCCATCGGCGCGACCGCCCAGCTGCTCGCGGTGCAGCTCGCCTGGGTCGCCGCCCTGGTCCCGGCCATGGTCTGGGGGATCGAGGTCGGCGGCCTGGTCGGCGCCGCGTGGGCGCACGTCGTGGTCGTGCTCGTGGTGTCGCTGCCGGGCTACCTCTGGGCGATGCGGTCCCGTCTCGGGCGGCTGCCCGCGGCCCTCGGCCTCACCCTGGTCCGCCCCGCGCTGGCCGCCGGGCTCGCCGGCGCTGCCGCCTGGCTCTGCGACCGCTGGATCCCGGATCCGGCCACCGGGCTCCTCGTCGGCGGAGCGGTGGCCGTCGGCGTCTACCTCGTCGCGGCCCGCTCCATGATCGAGCAGGACCTGCCGGAGGCCGGCCGGGTGCTGCGACGGCTCGGCGGCGCGCTGACGCGGCGCCGCACCCCGGCCGGGGGAGCGCACCGGTGA
- a CDS encoding DUF4082 domain-containing protein: protein MRASALLLVGTLNALVGPALLGGPAPANAADPCAPGGNKIACENLQRGTDPDVWDIDGAGDPEIQGFATDISVNVGQRIDFKIDTSASAYTIDIYRMGYYGGLGARKITSVAPSARLPQTQPSCITDVQTDLYDCGNWGVSASWNVPATAVSGVYIAHLKRATGDGSHITFIVRDDASTSDVVFQTADPTWQAYNTYGGAYFYGGGSHGRAYQVSYNRPMLTRGREHGRDFFMSAEYAMVRFMERNGYDVSYIAGVDTDRRGHLIKNHKVFLSVGHDEYWSKAQRANMEAARDAGVHLQFLAGNEGYWKTRYQPSIDGSNTAYRTLTSYKETWSSAKIDPDPEWTGTFRDPRFAPPSRGAGVPENALIGTQYQVNFSDLAVKVSADEGKLRLWRHTPLASMSSGTATLAPHTVGYESNEDVDNGHRPDGLVRLSTTVGQVPEYLQDFGNTVAAGTTRHNLTLYKAPSGALVFSAGSVQWTWGLDEEHDSVYAKEPADPRMQQAQVNLFADMGVQPSTLMSGLVAATKSSDTTGPTATITSPAAGADQPNGQSVTVTGTATDAGGGRVAGVEVSVDGGDTWSAATGTTSWTYTFLQRGLGSTPVRVRAMDDSANIGPVVTRAFNAQCPCSIFGAEAPKVAAADDSSGVELGVRFVALADGFVTGVRFYKGAGNTGTHVGSLWSSSGERLGQATFGNESATGWQTVQFQTPVTVAAGQSYVASYTAPNGHYALETWGFAARSRETGALLVEGGYGAPAGGLYANPGQFPDASQNNANYFVDVTFTTTDSSALLAMNQSPLPGSSSTPTGTTVSAKFSKPLTPGSAGLTLKDANGAAVAGTTTYDATTRTVTFTPAGPLAGFVKHTAKVTGTDTSGNPVASGDTWSFTTVKPPNPPGVCPCTLFDDSLTPTLLEDADRSPVTLGVRFTPDTNGQVTGVRFYKGINNTGPHTGTLWGPDGSPMASGTFADESTTGWQTLTFPSPISVRQGTTYVASYRTTVGRYSATPNAFAAADLSRSPLRVGPTAGAYTYDTGFPGSSSSTSYLVDVVFEKVAPAIALTGQDPAPGAIGVPRGSKVKVGFTNPIGTGWSMTVSSAGSTLPGSAALSPSGTELVWTPTGQLPADATIAVSLTGVVSQDGAALAPQSWTFQTRSADSLTEQTLFSDEVPAVESAADGAPVELGVALTPSRNGVITAIRFYKGAGNTGTHTGSLWGPDGKRITQATFIGETASGWQTALLSPPVPVQGGTRYVASYYAPAGHYSYTQNFFSGPWTSGDLTAPQADNGRYLYGTGGGFPSYSWGGANYFVDVVFERDAASIAVGSRSPAAGATDVALTARPSITLTAPVADGWSLSLSNGSGDVPGAAALSPDGRTITFTPTDPLSPDTDYTATLAGVTSTDGAVLPTQTWTMRTVAAGTTSLFDGLTPATEAVNDPDAVELGTAFTASQDGLVTAVRFFKGAGNTGTHTGSLWNAEGERIGHVTFTDETASGWQTAPFTTPVEVVAGETYVVSYHAPDGRYSATSGYFSEPHVAGPLTAPSGNNGRYRYGSGGVVPNQSHAATNYFVDVVFRASQ, encoded by the coding sequence ATGCGCGCGTCGGCCCTCCTGCTCGTGGGGACGCTCAACGCACTGGTGGGCCCCGCACTCCTCGGCGGGCCCGCGCCTGCCAACGCGGCGGACCCCTGCGCTCCCGGGGGCAACAAGATCGCCTGCGAGAATTTGCAGCGCGGGACCGACCCGGACGTGTGGGACATCGACGGCGCCGGCGACCCGGAGATCCAGGGGTTCGCGACCGACATCTCGGTCAACGTCGGCCAGCGGATCGACTTCAAGATCGACACCTCCGCGTCGGCCTACACCATCGACATCTACCGCATGGGCTACTACGGCGGCCTAGGTGCCCGCAAGATCACCTCGGTGGCCCCCAGCGCCCGCCTGCCCCAGACGCAGCCCAGCTGCATCACCGACGTGCAGACCGACCTCTACGACTGCGGCAACTGGGGGGTCTCCGCCTCGTGGAACGTCCCGGCCACCGCCGTCTCGGGCGTCTACATCGCCCACCTCAAGCGCGCGACCGGCGACGGCAGCCACATCACGTTCATCGTGCGCGACGACGCCAGCACCTCCGACGTCGTCTTCCAGACCGCCGACCCGACCTGGCAGGCCTACAACACCTACGGCGGGGCGTACTTCTACGGCGGCGGCTCGCACGGGCGCGCCTACCAGGTCAGCTACAACCGCCCCATGCTCACGCGGGGCCGCGAGCACGGCCGCGACTTCTTCATGTCGGCGGAGTACGCCATGGTCCGCTTCATGGAGCGCAACGGCTACGACGTCTCCTACATCGCCGGCGTCGACACCGACCGTCGCGGCCACCTCATCAAGAACCACAAGGTGTTCTTGTCGGTGGGCCACGACGAGTACTGGAGCAAGGCCCAGCGGGCCAACATGGAGGCCGCCCGCGACGCCGGTGTGCACCTGCAGTTCCTGGCCGGCAACGAGGGCTACTGGAAGACCCGCTACCAGCCCTCGATCGACGGCAGCAACACCGCCTACCGCACCCTCACCTCCTACAAGGAGACCTGGAGCAGCGCCAAGATCGACCCGGACCCCGAGTGGACCGGCACCTTCCGCGACCCGCGGTTCGCGCCCCCGAGCCGCGGGGCCGGCGTGCCCGAGAACGCCCTGATCGGCACCCAGTACCAGGTCAACTTCAGCGACCTCGCCGTCAAGGTGAGCGCCGACGAGGGCAAGCTGCGCCTGTGGCGCCACACGCCGCTCGCCTCGATGTCCAGCGGCACGGCGACGCTCGCGCCGCACACGGTCGGCTACGAGTCCAACGAGGACGTCGACAACGGACACCGGCCCGACGGACTGGTGCGCCTGTCCACCACTGTCGGGCAGGTCCCGGAGTACCTCCAGGACTTCGGCAACACGGTGGCCGCCGGCACCACGCGGCACAACCTGACGCTCTACAAGGCGCCCAGCGGTGCGCTGGTGTTCAGCGCCGGCTCCGTGCAGTGGACGTGGGGCCTGGACGAGGAGCACGACTCGGTCTACGCCAAGGAGCCCGCCGACCCGCGGATGCAGCAGGCCCAGGTCAACCTCTTCGCCGACATGGGCGTCCAGCCGAGCACGCTGATGAGCGGCCTGGTCGCCGCCACCAAGTCGAGCGACACGACCGGTCCGACGGCGACCATCACGAGCCCCGCCGCGGGGGCCGACCAGCCCAACGGCCAGTCCGTCACGGTGACCGGCACGGCCACCGACGCGGGCGGTGGTCGCGTGGCCGGGGTCGAGGTCTCCGTCGACGGGGGTGACACCTGGAGCGCCGCCACCGGCACCACGAGCTGGACCTACACCTTCCTGCAGCGCGGCCTCGGCAGCACACCGGTCCGGGTCCGGGCGATGGACGACTCGGCCAACATCGGGCCCGTGGTCACGCGGGCGTTCAACGCCCAGTGCCCGTGCAGCATCTTCGGTGCCGAGGCGCCCAAGGTCGCCGCCGCCGACGACTCGTCCGGCGTCGAGCTGGGGGTGCGCTTCGTGGCGCTGGCCGACGGCTTCGTGACCGGGGTCCGCTTCTACAAGGGTGCGGGCAACACCGGCACCCACGTCGGGTCGCTCTGGTCGAGCTCGGGCGAGCGGCTGGGTCAGGCGACCTTCGGCAACGAGTCCGCCACCGGCTGGCAGACCGTGCAGTTCCAGACCCCCGTGACGGTCGCTGCGGGGCAGTCCTACGTGGCCTCCTACACCGCCCCCAACGGCCACTACGCCCTCGAGACGTGGGGCTTCGCGGCCCGCTCGCGCGAGACGGGTGCGCTGCTGGTCGAGGGCGGGTACGGCGCTCCGGCCGGTGGCCTCTACGCCAATCCGGGGCAGTTCCCCGACGCGAGCCAGAACAACGCCAACTACTTCGTCGACGTCACCTTCACCACCACCGACAGCTCCGCGCTGCTCGCGATGAACCAGTCACCGCTGCCCGGCTCCTCGAGCACGCCGACCGGCACGACGGTCAGCGCCAAGTTCTCCAAGCCGCTCACCCCGGGCTCCGCCGGCCTGACGCTCAAGGACGCCAACGGCGCCGCCGTCGCGGGCACCACGACCTACGACGCCACGACCCGGACCGTCACCTTCACGCCGGCCGGCCCACTCGCCGGCTTCGTGAAGCACACGGCCAAGGTCACCGGCACCGACACCTCCGGCAACCCCGTCGCCTCCGGCGACACCTGGTCGTTCACGACCGTGAAGCCGCCCAACCCGCCCGGGGTGTGCCCGTGCACGCTGTTCGACGACTCGCTCACCCCGACGCTCCTCGAGGACGCCGACCGCTCCCCGGTCACCCTCGGCGTGCGGTTCACGCCGGACACCAACGGGCAGGTGACGGGCGTGCGGTTCTACAAGGGCATCAACAACACCGGGCCGCACACCGGCACGCTCTGGGGGCCTGACGGCAGTCCGATGGCGAGCGGCACGTTCGCCGACGAGTCGACGACCGGATGGCAGACGCTCACGTTCCCCTCGCCGATCTCGGTGCGCCAGGGCACGACCTATGTCGCGTCCTACCGCACGACCGTGGGCCGCTACTCCGCCACGCCCAACGCCTTCGCGGCGGCCGACCTGTCCAGGTCGCCGCTGCGCGTGGGGCCGACGGCGGGCGCCTACACCTACGACACCGGCTTCCCGGGCAGCTCGTCCTCGACCAGCTACCTCGTCGACGTCGTGTTCGAGAAGGTCGCACCGGCGATCGCGCTGACCGGACAGGACCCTGCCCCGGGAGCGATCGGCGTGCCGCGCGGCTCGAAGGTCAAGGTGGGCTTCACGAACCCCATCGGGACCGGGTGGTCCATGACCGTCAGCAGCGCGGGGTCCACCCTGCCCGGCTCCGCGGCCCTGAGCCCGTCCGGGACGGAGCTCGTCTGGACGCCCACCGGCCAGCTGCCCGCCGATGCGACGATCGCGGTGAGCCTGACCGGAGTGGTCTCCCAGGACGGAGCGGCCCTGGCACCTCAGTCATGGACGTTCCAGACCCGCAGCGCCGACTCGCTGACCGAGCAGACACTCTTCAGCGACGAGGTGCCGGCGGTCGAGTCCGCGGCCGACGGAGCCCCGGTGGAGCTCGGGGTGGCGCTGACGCCGAGCCGGAACGGCGTCATCACCGCGATCCGGTTCTACAAGGGAGCCGGCAACACCGGGACCCACACCGGTTCGCTGTGGGGCCCCGACGGCAAGCGCATCACGCAGGCGACCTTCATCGGGGAGACCGCCTCGGGATGGCAGACCGCCCTGCTGTCGCCCCCCGTGCCGGTGCAGGGAGGGACGCGCTACGTGGCGTCCTACTACGCGCCGGCTGGTCATTACTCCTACACCCAGAACTTCTTCTCCGGCCCGTGGACGTCCGGTGACCTGACTGCGCCCCAGGCCGACAACGGCCGCTACCTCTACGGCACCGGCGGAGGGTTCCCGAGCTACTCGTGGGGCGGGGCCAACTACTTCGTGGACGTGGTCTTCGAGCGCGACGCCGCCAGCATCGCCGTCGGCTCCCGCTCGCCGGCTGCCGGGGCGACCGACGTCGCCCTCACCGCGAGGCCGTCGATCACGCTCACGGCGCCGGTGGCCGACGGCTGGTCGCTGTCGCTCAGCAACGGCAGCGGCGACGTGCCGGGCGCCGCGGCGCTCTCGCCCGACGGCAGGACGATCACGTTCACCCCGACGGACCCGCTGAGTCCCGACACCGACTACACCGCGACCCTCGCGGGGGTGACCTCGACCGACGGGGCCGTCCTGCCCACGCAGACCTGGACGATGCGCACCGTCGCGGCGGGCACCACCTCGCTCTTCGACGGGTTGACGCCCGCGACGGAGGCGGTCAACGACCCGGACGCCGTGGAGCTGGGCACGGCGTTCACGGCCTCGCAGGACGGGTTGGTGACGGCTGTGAGGTTCTTCAAGGGCGCCGGCAACACGGGCACCCACACCGGGTCGCTGTGGAACGCCGAGGGCGAGCGGATCGGCCACGTGACCTTCACGGACGAGACGGCAAGCGGATGGCAGACGGCGCCGTTCACCACGCCGGTCGAGGTCGTCGCGGGGGAGACCTACGTCGTGTCCTACCACGCCCCGGACGGGCGCTACTCCGCGACGTCGGGCTACTTCTCCGAGCCCCACGTGGCCGGCCCGCTGACGGCCCCGTCCGGCAACAACGGGCGCTACCGCTACGGCTCGGGCGGCGTGGTCCCGAACCAGTCGCACGCGGCCACCAACTACTTCGTGGACGTGGTGTTCCGCGCGTCGCAGTGA
- a CDS encoding glycosyltransferase, with protein sequence MTTLLVANDGGHLMQLHTLRPRLGVGDDVVWVTPRTPQTESLLAGERVHWAMPCPPRDTAALARNALACRRLFKDHDVSLVVSTGAALALAVLPQARLRGIETVYIESATRLDAPSLSGRALAMVPGITTFSQSSSLTRGHWQYLASPWELYDTVPTEPRPVRSMVVSLGTQEGYGFRRLLDRLVAIVPAGTEVLWQTGGTDTTGLDIDARTRVPSEEMAAAIRAADVVVAHAGTGIALMALENGRCPILVPRRSMHGEHVDDHQLTIALELALRDLCISRDADSLKERDLVAAAARTVTKVSDPPQLRITSVPLPRPRSGGAVAAATAAAVAAAEV encoded by the coding sequence ATGACGACGCTGCTCGTGGCCAACGACGGTGGTCACCTCATGCAGCTGCACACGCTGCGCCCTCGGCTCGGCGTGGGCGACGACGTCGTGTGGGTCACCCCACGGACGCCGCAGACGGAGTCCCTGCTCGCCGGGGAGCGCGTGCACTGGGCCATGCCCTGCCCGCCGCGCGACACCGCGGCCCTCGCCCGCAACGCCCTCGCCTGCCGCCGGCTCTTCAAGGACCACGACGTCTCGCTGGTCGTGAGCACCGGCGCGGCCCTGGCGCTCGCGGTGCTGCCGCAGGCCCGCCTGCGCGGGATCGAGACGGTCTACATCGAGAGCGCCACCAGGCTGGATGCGCCCTCCCTGTCCGGCCGCGCCCTCGCGATGGTGCCCGGGATCACCACGTTCAGCCAGTCCAGCTCGCTGACACGCGGGCACTGGCAGTACCTCGCCTCCCCGTGGGAGCTGTACGACACCGTGCCCACCGAGCCCCGCCCGGTGCGCTCGATGGTCGTCAGCCTCGGCACCCAGGAGGGCTACGGCTTCCGCCGCCTGCTGGACCGGCTGGTGGCCATCGTCCCCGCGGGCACCGAGGTGCTCTGGCAGACGGGCGGCACCGACACCACCGGCCTCGACATCGATGCCCGCACGCGGGTCCCGTCGGAGGAGATGGCCGCGGCGATCCGCGCGGCCGATGTCGTCGTGGCCCACGCCGGGACCGGCATCGCGCTCATGGCCCTGGAGAACGGGCGCTGCCCCATCCTGGTGCCCCGCCGGTCGATGCACGGCGAGCACGTGGACGACCACCAGCTCACCATCGCGCTCGAGCTCGCGCTGCGCGACCTGTGCATCTCGCGCGACGCCGACAGCCTCAAGGAGCGCGACCTCGTCGCCGCCGCCGCACGGACGGTCACCAAGGTGAGCGACCCGCCGCAGCTGCGGATCACCTCCGTCCCGCTGCCGCGCCCCCGCTCGGGCGGGGCGGTCGCCGCGGCCACGGCCGCCGCAGTGGCGGCAGCCGAGGTGTGA
- a CDS encoding DegT/DnrJ/EryC1/StrS family aminotransferase encodes MNAHVPFVDLASQHAEIAAEVEAGMAAVFAATAFVDGPPVADFEHEYADFVGAEHCIGVGNGTDAVELALRAVGVGPGGEVLLPANTFVATAEAVSRIGAVPVPVDVDDDRLLLDPDRVEAAITERTQAVVAVHLFGQLAPMERLAAICDAAGVPLVEDAAQSQGARVGGRRAGGLGAIAATSFYPGKNLGAAGDAGAVTTDDATMAAEVRRLRNHGSSTRYVHDVIGMNSRLDTVQAVYLRAKLDRLEKWNELRVRAAARYDALLADVPGVRRPLLGAEGQHVWHLYVVRVAERDRVLAELSRAGIGAGIHYPYPVHLTGAYAHLGLGPGTAPVAEAAAGEILSLPMHPHLTEAMQDRVVEVLRSAVRGDTA; translated from the coding sequence ATGAACGCGCACGTCCCCTTCGTCGACCTCGCCTCCCAGCACGCCGAGATCGCCGCCGAGGTTGAGGCCGGCATGGCCGCGGTGTTCGCGGCCACCGCCTTCGTCGACGGACCCCCGGTCGCCGACTTCGAGCACGAGTACGCCGACTTCGTCGGGGCCGAGCACTGCATCGGCGTCGGCAACGGCACCGACGCCGTGGAGCTCGCGCTGCGCGCGGTCGGCGTCGGACCCGGCGGCGAGGTGCTGCTGCCGGCCAACACGTTCGTCGCGACGGCCGAGGCCGTCTCGCGCATCGGGGCCGTCCCGGTGCCCGTGGACGTCGACGACGACCGGCTGCTGCTCGACCCCGACCGGGTGGAGGCGGCCATCACCGAGCGCACGCAGGCCGTGGTGGCCGTGCACCTCTTCGGCCAGCTGGCCCCGATGGAGCGGCTCGCCGCGATCTGCGATGCGGCCGGGGTGCCGCTCGTCGAGGACGCCGCCCAGTCCCAGGGGGCGCGGGTGGGCGGACGCCGGGCCGGTGGCCTCGGGGCGATCGCGGCCACCAGCTTCTACCCGGGCAAGAACCTCGGCGCCGCCGGCGACGCCGGCGCCGTCACCACCGACGACGCGACGATGGCCGCCGAGGTACGGCGGCTGCGCAACCACGGGTCCTCGACCCGCTACGTCCACGACGTGATCGGGATGAACTCGCGACTCGACACCGTGCAGGCCGTCTACCTGCGCGCCAAGCTCGACCGGCTGGAGAAGTGGAACGAGCTGCGCGTGCGCGCCGCCGCCCGCTACGACGCCCTGCTGGCCGACGTCCCCGGCGTGCGCCGCCCGCTCCTCGGCGCGGAGGGCCAGCACGTGTGGCACCTCTACGTCGTCCGGGTCGCCGAGCGCGACCGGGTGCTCGCCGAGCTGTCCCGGGCGGGCATCGGGGCGGGCATCCACTACCCCTACCCCGTGCACCTCACCGGCGCCTACGCCCACCTCGGTCTCGGGCCCGGCACGGCGCCCGTGGCGGAGGCCGCCGCGGGCGAGATCCTCTCGCTGCCCATGCACCCGCACCTCACCGAGGCGATGCAGGACCGGGTCGTCGAGGTCCTGCGCTCGGCCGTCCGGGGGGACACCGCATGA
- a CDS encoding NeuD/PglB/VioB family sugar acetyltransferase codes for MSGLVLVGASGLAREATAVAVLMNHDGPVSIVDDNTATWGTLHGLTPVLGSVDLVPGLVDHEVVLAMGRGGHRRRVATRLGMLGLAPERYTSIIHPRIVLPGSCHIGTGSIALDGVVLTADVEVGEHVVLMPHVTLTHGDVVEDYATLCAGVSLGGDVHVGEAAYIGMNASVRQGVRIGAGATVGMGSVVLSDVPAGQTWVGVPARPIRTGVLA; via the coding sequence ATGAGCGGCCTGGTCCTGGTCGGCGCCAGCGGGCTGGCGCGCGAGGCCACCGCGGTGGCGGTCCTGATGAACCACGACGGCCCCGTCAGCATCGTGGACGACAACACGGCCACGTGGGGCACGCTCCACGGCCTGACGCCCGTGCTCGGCTCCGTCGACCTGGTCCCGGGACTCGTCGACCACGAGGTCGTGCTCGCCATGGGCCGCGGCGGGCACCGGCGACGGGTCGCCACCCGGCTGGGCATGCTCGGGCTGGCCCCGGAGCGCTACACCTCGATCATCCACCCGCGGATCGTGCTGCCCGGCAGCTGCCACATCGGCACCGGCTCGATCGCCCTCGACGGGGTCGTCCTGACCGCCGACGTCGAGGTCGGCGAGCACGTGGTGCTGATGCCGCACGTCACGCTGACCCACGGCGACGTGGTGGAGGACTACGCCACCCTCTGCGCCGGGGTGTCCCTCGGCGGCGACGTCCACGTGGGAGAAGCCGCCTACATCGGCATGAACGCCTCCGTGCGCCAAGGCGTACGCATCGGCGCAGGAGCCACTGTCGGGATGGGGTCCGTGGTCCTCTCCGACGTCCCGGCAGGACAGACCTGGGTGGGCGTCCCCGCCCGCCCCATCCGGACAGGAGTCCTTGCATGA